One genomic region from Sphingobacterium multivorum encodes:
- a CDS encoding TlpA family protein disulfide reductase, with product MKKTVIFLLMTLFCLSSYAQFKLSGKIRNYDPNKALEINIPPIFGFYKENSKRIPVASDGTFEVALPITTRKSATLNYSGVFQTLLLSPGKDLILNLTDSTIVFTYGSALTENKIIQQIKHDEVPFFMKAPNLNNLAKCSLAQLRQQVLIPCLADCNQINKVIQTSPLSTQLKNYIRTEFYAQRMNHLNDFARVAELPKSTADSLVLALFGKASINLQDDFGGPSFYSFLDNYIRYLETKAFVKIRAEKIPSSEPIPYFGISLDSANRLMTIYSKDYWRFIGALNNFSKPIVEKYNFQQLVNLYHDRDLPHLKALARAHWKIFPTDKHRPLIESYIANLDALLVANKQNKQIRLIEDDQPISSIYDLIAELKGKVVYLDVWGTWCGPCKFELKYTPELKKRYMDKDIAFVYLDMDEDHRDQDWKDFIRVNNLTGIHLRKNRKQIEPLWKELLLNAKDKAEYYPQYFIFDKTGKLVVEKALRPSNGKQLYDQLDQILNQ from the coding sequence ATGAAAAAAACAGTTATTTTTTTGCTTATGACCTTGTTTTGTCTAAGCAGCTATGCTCAGTTTAAATTGAGCGGTAAGATTCGGAATTATGATCCAAACAAGGCCTTGGAAATCAATATTCCTCCTATTTTCGGTTTTTATAAAGAAAATTCGAAACGGATACCCGTTGCCAGCGATGGCACATTTGAGGTCGCACTGCCAATAACGACCCGAAAATCCGCGACTCTAAATTACAGCGGTGTATTTCAAACCTTGTTATTAAGCCCCGGTAAAGATCTTATCCTGAATTTAACCGATAGTACTATCGTATTTACATACGGTAGTGCTTTGACAGAAAATAAAATTATACAGCAAATAAAACACGATGAAGTGCCTTTTTTTATGAAGGCCCCGAACTTAAATAATCTTGCTAAATGCTCTTTGGCTCAGTTGAGACAGCAAGTGTTAATTCCCTGTTTAGCGGATTGCAATCAAATAAATAAAGTGATCCAAACTAGCCCATTGTCTACCCAACTAAAAAACTATATTCGTACTGAGTTTTACGCGCAACGAATGAACCATCTGAATGATTTTGCCCGTGTCGCTGAATTGCCAAAGTCTACTGCAGATAGTTTAGTTCTAGCGCTGTTTGGAAAAGCATCTATTAATTTACAGGATGACTTTGGAGGCCCCTCTTTTTATTCTTTCCTTGACAATTACATACGTTATCTGGAAACGAAAGCATTTGTTAAGATTCGGGCCGAGAAAATTCCGTCAAGTGAGCCTATTCCTTATTTCGGAATCAGCCTAGACAGTGCAAATAGATTAATGACGATCTACAGTAAAGATTACTGGCGGTTTATTGGTGCTTTAAATAATTTTTCCAAGCCTATCGTAGAAAAATACAATTTTCAGCAATTGGTCAATCTATATCATGACAGAGACTTACCACATTTAAAAGCATTGGCACGGGCACATTGGAAGATATTTCCAACAGATAAGCATAGACCGCTGATTGAAAGCTATATTGCTAATCTTGACGCTCTTTTGGTAGCGAATAAGCAGAACAAACAGATCCGGTTGATTGAAGATGATCAACCTATTTCGTCGATCTACGACCTGATTGCCGAATTGAAGGGAAAAGTGGTCTATTTGGATGTTTGGGGAACCTGGTGTGGTCCTTGTAAGTTTGAATTGAAATATACACCCGAACTGAAGAAAAGATATATGGATAAAGATATTGCCTTCGTTTATTTGGATATGGATGAAGACCATCGCGATCAGGACTGGAAAGACTTTATTCGAGTCAACAATTTAACCGGAATCCATTTACGTAAAAATAGGAAACAGATTGAGCCCCTTTGGAAAGAATTGCTGCTAAATGCAAAAGACAAAGCTGAATATTATCCGCAATATTTTATATTTGATAAAACAGGAAAATTAGTTGTGGAAAAGGCACTTCGACCAAGTAATGGAAAACAACTGTATGACCAACTAGATCAGATTTTAAACCAATAA
- a CDS encoding LytR/AlgR family response regulator transcription factor — MIAIAIDDEPVALQVIEHLIARVPFIDLKSTFTDAFMAIDYLQKEQVDLIFLDIKMPDISGIEFLRSLNTSPMVIFTTAYSEHALLSFELDAIDYLLKPFSMSRFLKACNKASELYGLRAKKLEPIKDYLFVKDGYEHVKVEFDRILYIEASGNYTQIHLSDKCVSSRITITELLELLPKSEFVRCHRAFIVARSKLIKFDKTQIWVADRVIPIGKTYTELKLY, encoded by the coding sequence ATGATTGCCATCGCGATAGATGATGAACCTGTAGCACTGCAGGTCATTGAACACCTTATAGCTAGAGTCCCTTTTATTGATTTAAAAAGTACATTTACGGATGCATTTATGGCGATTGATTATCTCCAGAAGGAGCAGGTGGACCTTATTTTCTTAGATATAAAAATGCCCGATATCTCAGGCATAGAGTTTCTGCGGAGTTTGAATACATCGCCAATGGTGATTTTTACAACGGCTTATTCTGAGCATGCGTTATTGAGCTTCGAACTCGATGCAATTGATTACTTGCTTAAACCATTTTCTATGAGCAGGTTTTTGAAAGCCTGCAACAAAGCCAGCGAATTGTATGGTCTTCGGGCAAAAAAGCTGGAGCCTATCAAAGACTACCTGTTCGTCAAAGATGGTTATGAACATGTTAAAGTTGAGTTCGACCGTATCCTGTATATTGAAGCATCAGGCAATTACACCCAAATACATTTGAGCGATAAGTGCGTTAGCTCCAGAATTACCATTACCGAGCTGCTGGAATTACTCCCGAAGAGTGAATTTGTTCGTTGCCATAGAGCATTTATCGTCGCACGAAGTAAACTGATTAAGTTCGATAAAACCCAAATTTGGGTAGCAGACCGGGTTATTCCCATTGGAAAAACATACACTGAATTGAAATTATATTAA
- a CDS encoding RNA ligase family protein, with the protein MESTKYGRTYHFPFSPGTSSDDRFNQHYWMDIQSFHKLLFTEKLDGENNCLSRRGVFSRSHAAPTTSPWTAQLREHWSRLKNDLDDLEFFGENLYAVHSIEYLQLEHYYYVFAARIKDQWLSWEEVTFYASLFDLPTVPVLKLAKVKDLTEFDLRCSVENLAKQSSIFASVDPKTGKACTMEGIVCRNADTYAVSEFQHNVFKYVRKGHVQTDEHWTKSWHRAKMIWERRDY; encoded by the coding sequence ATGGAATCAACAAAATATGGTCGTACCTATCATTTCCCATTTTCGCCAGGGACAAGCAGCGACGATCGTTTTAATCAACATTATTGGATGGATATACAATCTTTCCATAAACTGTTATTTACAGAAAAATTAGATGGTGAAAATAATTGCCTTTCACGGCGTGGAGTATTTTCACGATCCCATGCAGCTCCAACCACGTCGCCATGGACGGCTCAGCTTCGGGAGCATTGGTCCAGATTAAAAAACGATCTGGATGATTTGGAGTTTTTTGGTGAAAATCTTTATGCTGTGCATTCGATCGAGTATCTGCAACTTGAACACTATTATTATGTTTTTGCTGCTCGAATTAAAGATCAGTGGCTTTCATGGGAAGAAGTTACTTTTTATGCCAGTTTATTTGATTTGCCGACCGTACCTGTTTTGAAACTCGCAAAGGTAAAGGATTTGACCGAGTTCGACCTTCGGTGTTCGGTCGAAAATTTGGCCAAGCAGTCTTCTATATTTGCATCGGTTGATCCTAAAACTGGCAAAGCATGTACGATGGAAGGGATAGTCTGCAGGAATGCCGACACGTATGCTGTCAGCGAATTTCAGCATAATGTTTTTAAATATGTTAGAAAAGGACATGTGCAGACCGACGAACATTGGACAAAATCATGGCATAGAGCAAAAATGATTTGGGAAAGGAGGGATTATTAA
- a CDS encoding AAA family ATPase, with translation MEWTIAINKDWSALAKQFSWVRDMEQVQQDPLHHAEGNVAIHTQMVLQQLEALPEYRNLDYQKQELLWASALLHDVEKRSTTIVAADGRISSPNHAKKGAQTAREILFRDVETPFALREEIVALVRYHGLPLWLMEKADPMKSALEASLCVNMSQLKLLAEADAKGRCCGDLDALLYALDMFELYSKEIGCWDATRSFLSENARFTYFNGNDSYVDYVPFDTFKSTVTVLSGLPGMGKDYQILAMNTDLPIISLDDIRRKYRIDPTDKKRNGWVVQEAKKQAKKYLRCGQDFIWNATNITSLMRKQLIDLFVSYQAYVKLLYVEKPYKIWRTQNNDREYPLPDAVLDKMLHNLEVPQLTEAHEVHYITE, from the coding sequence ATGGAATGGACAATAGCAATAAATAAGGATTGGTCGGCTTTAGCGAAGCAATTTTCTTGGGTCAGGGATATGGAACAGGTGCAGCAAGATCCTTTGCATCATGCAGAAGGGAATGTCGCGATTCATACCCAAATGGTCTTACAGCAACTTGAAGCGTTGCCTGAATATCGGAATCTGGATTACCAAAAGCAGGAGCTCCTCTGGGCTTCGGCTTTATTGCATGATGTCGAAAAGAGATCGACGACAATTGTCGCTGCAGATGGTCGCATCAGTTCACCGAATCATGCCAAAAAAGGAGCACAGACCGCACGGGAGATTTTATTCCGTGATGTGGAGACCCCTTTTGCATTACGGGAGGAAATTGTCGCATTGGTACGCTATCATGGCTTGCCATTATGGTTGATGGAAAAAGCCGATCCGATGAAGAGCGCCTTGGAAGCGTCACTATGTGTCAATATGAGCCAACTCAAGTTGTTGGCTGAAGCCGATGCTAAAGGAAGGTGTTGTGGCGATTTGGATGCTTTGCTCTATGCATTGGATATGTTCGAACTGTATAGCAAAGAGATTGGCTGCTGGGATGCCACGCGTTCTTTTTTGTCTGAAAATGCACGATTTACATATTTTAATGGAAACGATAGTTATGTTGATTATGTGCCTTTTGATACATTCAAATCCACGGTGACTGTACTTTCAGGTTTGCCGGGAATGGGTAAAGATTATCAGATTTTAGCAATGAATACCGACCTCCCCATTATTAGTCTGGACGACATCAGACGCAAGTACCGCATTGATCCGACCGATAAAAAGAGAAACGGATGGGTTGTGCAGGAAGCAAAAAAGCAGGCAAAAAAATACTTGCGCTGCGGACAGGATTTTATCTGGAATGCCACCAATATAACTTCACTGATGCGAAAACAATTGATCGATCTCTTCGTCAGCTATCAAGCCTATGTGAAATTGTTGTACGTTGAAAAACCCTACAAGATTTGGCGCACGCAGAATAACGATCGGGAGTACCCACTGCCAGATGCTGTCTTGGATAAAATGCTCCATAATTTGGAAGTTCCGCAGTTGACAGAGGCGCATGAGGTTCACTACATTACGGAATAG
- a CDS encoding Crp/Fnr family transcriptional regulator, with protein sequence MEKLKEHLKKFIAIDPIELEEILRYFRTKTVAKKENILEEGQVCRYHFFVLRGILRKFFVNEKGVEQTTEFAIENWWITDNMAFEHKLVTSFYIQAVEASDLVYISQENREKLVAEYPIMERYFRFVYQRAYAAAQMRIKYLFSLSKEEFYHDMLRKYPQFVQRVPQYLIASYLGFTPEYLSEIRKKNLP encoded by the coding sequence TTGGAAAAACTGAAAGAACATTTAAAGAAATTTATCGCTATTGATCCAATCGAATTGGAAGAAATACTACGTTACTTTAGGACGAAAACGGTCGCGAAAAAAGAAAATATACTGGAGGAAGGGCAGGTTTGTAGATACCATTTTTTTGTATTGAGAGGTATTCTCCGTAAATTCTTTGTTAATGAAAAAGGAGTCGAACAAACGACCGAATTCGCTATAGAAAATTGGTGGATTACGGACAATATGGCTTTCGAACATAAGCTTGTTACTTCATTTTATATTCAAGCAGTAGAAGCATCCGATTTAGTTTATATCAGTCAAGAAAATCGAGAAAAATTGGTCGCTGAATATCCAATCATGGAGCGTTATTTTCGCTTTGTCTATCAAAGGGCCTATGCTGCCGCGCAAATGCGGATTAAATATCTATTCTCTTTATCTAAAGAGGAATTTTACCATGATATGCTCCGTAAATATCCGCAGTTTGTACAACGTGTTCCGCAATACCTCATTGCTTCCTATCTGGGATTTACCCCGGAATATTTAAGTGAAATCCGAAAAAAAAATCTTCCCTGA
- a CDS encoding SusC/RagA family TonB-linked outer membrane protein, with the protein MRKFNRLISVSFSFLCMLLLSTGIVHSQGTGKELKGIVKANDGRFLEKVTVLMKGTSTGTVTDSYGRFSLKLQHNTAKVILTFTHTGYSSKELEVEVGKEIEITLSESTENLDEVVVIGYGTAKRKDVTGAIVSVQTEKLEKEAPRSVQDLLRGNAAGLVIGQGNSAKGDADLLVRGKGTLKAGSSPLNVVDGVIFDGTFADINPNDIQSIDILKDASATAVYGAKAANGVILITTKRGKKGKPSITFNGNFGMVENAGMPAVMNADEFLKYRYDFEVGRRTADYLKAHPEMFVDPRLLNGTNQLDWYNYDQKTPVTNVTEDQLIRSWLSRLELKTPEIENYVNNKITDWQDLVFQKGIQQDYAVAVSNSNEVSNYYLSLNHVDREGIISGNRFRNFRTRLNLETKITPYLKVGANTNFAVRNEGFLQADWKQSAVISPYGSNNIDDPTSIYQRLPTGDVTPVNPFFDNQFRDRKDHYNTLNSSLYGVITLPFGIELQSNFTPSFIWHEYYNHDSSKNPEWKAKGGSSERSFEKTYNWQLDNVLRWKQRFDKHNFEVTLLQNAEKGQYWQTKATASQFVPSDVLGWHRLQAGTIPLNESNDTYRTGDALMARLFYSFKDRYMLTASVRRDGYSAFGAQNPRATFPALAFAWDFTAEDFMKKTKSWLDYGKLRLSWGRNGNRDIGMYEALSDMTSGLHPYIDASGKVYLSSQLYVNRMANLGLKWENKSSYNAGLDFSIFQGRLSGALDFYTATTQDLLVDRALPEIIGFNSVAANLGELSNKGFDITLNSNIMNRGDFSWNATAIFMLNRRKIVKLYGDMVDVKDSEGNIVGQKEADDVKNRWFIGQDPDRIWAYKRNGIWQLGEEEMAAKYGNQPGDFKYIDQNGDGVLTDADRIFQGYTTPRFRWSLRNELRYKDLSFSFFMYSNWGHFAEFNRAANNSNFADRSTDYALPRWTPENPINDYARIGSKNNGTNYINKSYIRLENIVLSYSIPKILLNSLKIQQLRVAASVRNVAYWTKDWRFGDPEASGDPTPRTYNLSLNLTL; encoded by the coding sequence ATGAGAAAATTTAATCGTTTAATTTCCGTTAGCTTTTCTTTTTTGTGTATGCTATTGCTGTCTACAGGAATTGTTCATTCACAAGGAACTGGAAAAGAACTAAAGGGTATCGTCAAAGCAAATGATGGGCGTTTTTTGGAGAAAGTCACCGTTTTGATGAAGGGAACATCCACGGGTACAGTAACCGATAGTTACGGTCGCTTTAGTTTAAAATTGCAGCATAATACTGCTAAAGTTATTTTAACTTTTACCCATACAGGATACTCGTCCAAAGAACTTGAAGTAGAAGTGGGTAAGGAAATAGAGATTACCCTTTCTGAATCTACAGAGAATCTAGATGAAGTTGTCGTTATTGGGTACGGAACAGCCAAGCGTAAAGATGTGACCGGTGCAATCGTTTCTGTGCAGACCGAAAAGCTTGAGAAGGAGGCGCCCAGGTCGGTTCAGGATCTCCTGCGGGGAAATGCAGCTGGATTGGTGATTGGCCAGGGTAATTCGGCTAAAGGTGATGCGGATTTGCTCGTAAGGGGAAAGGGAACATTGAAAGCTGGCAGCAGTCCGCTAAATGTCGTGGATGGCGTTATTTTTGACGGAACATTTGCTGATATTAATCCCAATGATATTCAGTCAATCGATATTTTAAAAGATGCTAGTGCGACTGCAGTGTACGGTGCAAAAGCAGCCAATGGCGTTATCTTAATTACAACAAAAAGAGGTAAAAAAGGAAAACCGTCTATTACTTTCAATGGTAATTTTGGAATGGTGGAAAATGCAGGGATGCCTGCAGTGATGAATGCTGATGAGTTTTTAAAATATCGCTATGACTTTGAAGTAGGTCGTAGGACAGCCGACTATCTTAAAGCACATCCCGAAATGTTTGTGGACCCAAGACTGCTCAATGGAACGAATCAATTGGACTGGTATAATTACGATCAAAAGACCCCCGTTACAAATGTAACAGAGGATCAGCTGATCAGGTCTTGGCTTTCTCGATTGGAGCTTAAGACACCGGAAATCGAAAATTACGTGAACAATAAGATTACGGATTGGCAGGATTTGGTTTTTCAAAAGGGGATCCAGCAGGATTATGCTGTTGCAGTATCGAATAGTAATGAGGTGTCAAATTATTACTTGTCCTTGAATCATGTTGATAGAGAGGGTATTATATCTGGGAATAGATTTAGGAATTTTCGTACTAGATTAAATTTAGAAACAAAGATTACACCCTATTTAAAAGTTGGTGCTAATACTAATTTTGCGGTTCGAAATGAAGGTTTTTTACAGGCGGATTGGAAACAGTCCGCTGTGATATCTCCCTATGGATCAAATAATATCGATGATCCTACAAGTATTTATCAAAGACTTCCTACTGGAGACGTTACACCTGTAAATCCTTTTTTTGATAATCAATTTAGAGACCGAAAAGATCATTATAATACACTGAATTCCAGTTTGTATGGTGTCATTACTTTGCCTTTTGGAATAGAATTACAATCCAATTTTACGCCATCGTTTATTTGGCATGAGTATTATAACCACGATTCTTCTAAAAATCCAGAGTGGAAGGCAAAAGGGGGAAGTAGCGAACGATCATTTGAAAAAACCTATAATTGGCAGTTAGATAACGTGTTGCGTTGGAAGCAGCGTTTTGATAAACATAATTTTGAAGTAACATTGCTTCAAAATGCAGAGAAAGGGCAGTATTGGCAGACCAAGGCCACAGCTTCTCAGTTTGTACCTTCTGATGTCCTGGGTTGGCATCGTCTGCAGGCAGGCACTATTCCATTGAATGAAAGTAATGATACCTACCGGACAGGAGACGCCTTGATGGCCCGCCTGTTCTATTCCTTTAAAGATAGGTATATGTTGACAGCTTCGGTACGACGTGATGGGTATTCAGCCTTTGGCGCTCAAAATCCAAGAGCAACCTTTCCAGCCCTGGCTTTTGCCTGGGATTTTACGGCGGAAGACTTTATGAAAAAGACCAAATCCTGGTTAGACTATGGTAAGCTGCGGCTTTCCTGGGGAAGAAACGGAAACCGCGATATTGGAATGTATGAAGCTCTTTCCGACATGACCTCTGGGTTACATCCCTATATTGATGCGAGTGGAAAAGTTTATCTTTCTTCTCAGCTATACGTAAATAGAATGGCCAATTTGGGCTTGAAATGGGAGAATAAAAGTTCGTATAATGCCGGTTTGGACTTTTCGATTTTTCAGGGTCGTCTGAGTGGCGCGCTGGATTTTTATACGGCGACGACGCAGGATTTACTGGTGGATCGCGCGTTGCCGGAAATTATAGGATTTAACAGTGTTGCGGCCAATCTTGGTGAGCTCTCCAATAAAGGTTTTGATATTACCTTGAATAGTAACATCATGAATAGGGGCGATTTTAGTTGGAATGCGACGGCGATCTTTATGTTGAATCGGAGAAAAATTGTGAAGTTGTATGGAGATATGGTGGATGTAAAAGATAGTGAAGGAAATATCGTCGGCCAAAAGGAAGCCGATGATGTTAAAAATAGATGGTTTATTGGACAGGATCCCGACCGGATATGGGCTTACAAACGAAATGGAATCTGGCAATTAGGGGAAGAAGAAATGGCTGCAAAATATGGTAACCAACCCGGCGATTTTAAATACATAGATCAAAACGGAGACGGGGTCTTAACGGATGCTGATCGCATCTTTCAAGGGTATACTACGCCACGTTTTAGATGGTCGCTACGAAATGAATTGCGCTATAAAGATTTGAGCTTCTCTTTCTTTATGTACTCCAATTGGGGGCATTTCGCAGAATTCAATAGGGCCGCAAACAATAGTAATTTTGCCGATCGAAGTACGGATTACGCGTTACCTCGCTGGACCCCCGAAAATCCGATCAATGATTATGCCCGAATTGGTTCAAAAAATAACGGGACCAACTACATCAACAAGTCTTATATTAGATTGGAAAATATTGTATTATCGTATTCCATTCCCAAAATACTCTTGAATTCGTTGAAAATACAGCAGTTACGTGTTGCTGCATCTGTGAGAAATGTAGCCTATTGGACAAAGGATTGGAGATTCGGTGATCCTGAAGCTTCAGGTGACCCAACCCCCCGCACATATAACCTAAGTTTAAACCTTACCCTTTAA
- a CDS encoding RagB/SusD family nutrient uptake outer membrane protein, translating to MKLKKNILCSLCIGSMAVFTFSCSKDWLKPKPLSFYEPDVALADAQGMYSALTACERNMRHEFFGDAAPILTEIIQSEVAVEGTTDKAGPQMDMDIALLPDADLNHNDRTKVGWYWYEGFKGIKYANLIISRIDAGTFKDENEKNAILGAAYFQRAYRYFKLVHQFGDVPFIDKEINEPKYDFYSYDRWSILEKLRKDLEFAYQWVPERVDRGRTSKSACGVLLMKVCMALADFDRAIAIGKEIVAIHPLMKSRFTVNKTRPNTNLMFDLHSVEAKLDGANTEGLMYVVSYPGVDGSDRIRTMRNGVPFWNNGGIKTPDGKTGTGLSLATDETDLSLDLNKNYGRGIGRLRPTWYFTNQIWRPGKEDNDFRGIFNRDSWRKMEDLKYNEPNLKKTGNPWYGKNLVKPAGMSVEDSIRLWFSWPHYKLFVPDPLQTQWEGGETPWYIYRSAEVYLLLAESYYWKNDLGQAAMAINEVRQRAGAAQLTADEINIGEILDERARELYYEENRHIELVRIAYTYAKTRKPCEIFGGRVYDLKQISGPGGTNANIKQTGVNFWYDRVVAKSNFYNKGVKHKWAEYKISVHHILWPVPANAINTNIKGVINQNIGYPGAEKNKTPLLVEDK from the coding sequence ATGAAATTGAAAAAAAATATACTATGTAGTTTATGTATTGGTTCAATGGCTGTTTTTACATTTTCGTGTAGTAAGGATTGGCTTAAACCGAAACCCTTGTCTTTCTATGAACCTGATGTTGCACTTGCCGATGCGCAAGGTATGTACTCCGCTTTAACGGCCTGTGAGAGAAATATGCGGCATGAATTTTTTGGCGATGCCGCCCCAATTTTGACCGAGATCATTCAATCTGAAGTGGCCGTAGAAGGTACGACAGATAAAGCTGGTCCACAAATGGATATGGATATTGCACTGCTCCCCGATGCAGATCTCAATCACAACGATAGAACTAAAGTGGGGTGGTATTGGTACGAAGGATTTAAGGGAATAAAATATGCCAATCTTATTATTTCAAGAATAGATGCGGGAACTTTTAAAGACGAAAATGAAAAAAACGCGATTTTAGGAGCGGCTTATTTTCAACGTGCCTATCGTTATTTTAAATTGGTGCACCAGTTTGGCGATGTTCCTTTTATTGATAAAGAAATAAACGAACCGAAGTATGATTTCTATAGCTATGATCGTTGGAGTATTCTCGAGAAATTACGAAAAGACCTGGAATTTGCCTATCAATGGGTGCCCGAAAGAGTAGACCGTGGACGTACGTCCAAATCTGCCTGCGGTGTATTGTTGATGAAGGTCTGTATGGCTTTGGCAGATTTTGATCGGGCAATCGCTATCGGGAAGGAAATTGTTGCCATTCATCCACTTATGAAAAGTCGATTTACGGTGAATAAGACAAGACCAAACACCAATCTGATGTTTGACCTTCATAGTGTTGAAGCAAAATTAGATGGGGCCAATACCGAAGGTTTGATGTATGTGGTTTCTTATCCTGGAGTTGATGGCTCTGATCGTATCAGAACAATGCGTAATGGTGTTCCTTTCTGGAATAACGGCGGTATAAAAACACCAGATGGAAAAACAGGGACGGGCCTATCATTAGCAACGGATGAAACTGATCTTTCATTGGATTTAAATAAGAACTATGGTCGTGGTATAGGACGATTGCGTCCAACCTGGTATTTTACAAATCAGATTTGGAGGCCTGGCAAAGAAGATAATGATTTTCGGGGGATCTTTAACCGGGATAGTTGGCGAAAGATGGAAGATTTGAAATATAATGAGCCCAACTTAAAAAAGACCGGCAATCCATGGTATGGAAAAAATCTAGTTAAACCTGCGGGGATGAGTGTCGAGGATTCCATTCGCCTATGGTTCTCTTGGCCGCATTACAAATTATTTGTGCCGGATCCATTGCAAACACAATGGGAGGGCGGGGAAACCCCATGGTATATTTATCGTTCTGCGGAAGTCTATTTATTGTTGGCCGAAAGTTACTATTGGAAAAATGATCTTGGTCAGGCCGCCATGGCTATTAATGAAGTCCGTCAACGCGCAGGTGCAGCACAGCTAACAGCAGACGAAATCAATATCGGTGAGATATTAGATGAGCGTGCACGTGAGTTGTATTATGAAGAAAACAGACATATTGAGCTCGTAAGGATTGCCTATACCTATGCAAAGACCAGAAAACCATGCGAAATTTTTGGTGGTCGTGTCTATGATTTAAAACAGATTAGTGGCCCAGGCGGAACGAATGCGAACATTAAACAAACTGGAGTTAATTTCTGGTACGATAGAGTGGTTGCTAAAAGTAATTTCTATAATAAAGGGGTAAAACACAAGTGGGCCGAATATAAAATTAGTGTGCACCATATCTTATGGCCTGTGCCCGCTAATGCGATTAATACCAATATTAAAGGTGTTATCAATCAAAATATAGGTTACCCAGGTGCAGAGAAAAATAAAACCCCGTTATTGGTTGAAGATAAGTAA